From the Anguilla anguilla isolate fAngAng1 chromosome 8, fAngAng1.pri, whole genome shotgun sequence genome, one window contains:
- the atg9b gene encoding autophagy-related protein 9B isoform X2 produces the protein MANFEAYQEYQRIEDFEEDSPPGEEDLLVHVPEGLRDSWHHIKNLDNFFTRIYHFHQKNGFACMMLSEFFELVQFLFVVTFTTFLFNCVEYDILFANRAVNHTTHSQNPLDRNKVTLPDAILPGQQCTERIQENSWIIFLLIMAATFWVYRLIKVFCNVLSYWEIRQFYIKALKIRMDELCNFTWQEVQGRLISLQREQQMCIHKKELTELDIYHRILRFKNYMVAMVNKSLLPVQLQLPLLGDVVFLTQGLKYNFELILFWGPGSLFQNKWNLHPKYKRAGNRLELAQQLSRVILLMGVANLLLCPFILVWQVLYAFFSYTEVIRREPGSLGARRWSLYGRLYLRHFNELDHELHGRLGRGYKPVSKYMNSFTSPLLAVLAKNVAFFSGSVLAVLIALTVYDEDVLTVQHILTAITVLGVVITITRSFIPDEHMVWCPEQLLQCVLAHIHYMPDHWKGNANKSETRDEMAQLFQYKAVFILEELLSPIVTPFILIFLLRNKSLEIIDFFRNFTVEVLGVGDICSFAQMDIRRHGNPQWMSEGQTEASVYQQAENGKTELSLMHFTIKNPRWQPPQESSVFISHLKEKVQQDAVGGPSAQLLLSEAPLCTSLLSSESATAGPDNLLASVLAHPVLTSSGLPGRDRRFVPPSTAASAAASVLASLSASQLPPRPRPHGPLPANHSESPMYCSDRTAVDSMYVSDLRIRSQTSSTLHSEFASAEMSLHAIYMHEVHQQSSQPQRSSGQWQAPVPMRDLSSHAGAQLHPVHTGSISVPTPLRGWTEEEEEEEEEEEINSGSPPRQNVGSSG, from the exons ATGGCGAACTTTGAAGCTTACCAGGAGTACCAGCGGATCGAGGACTTTGAGGAGGACTCGCCGCCCGGCGAGGAGGACCTGCTGGTGCACGTGCCGGAGGGCCTTAGAG ATTCATGGCATCACATAAAGAATTTGGACAACTTCTTCACGAGA ATCTACCATTTCCACCAGAAAAATGGCTTTGCTTGCATGATGCTGTCTGAGTTCTTCGAACTGGT GCAGTTCCTGTTCGTGGTCACTTTCACCACTTTTCTCTTCAACTGCGTGGAGTACGACATCCTCTTCGCCAACCGGGCAGTGAACCACACGACACACAGCCAGAACCCGCTGGACAGGAACAAAGTCACCCTGCCCGACGCCATCCTGCCCGGGCAACAGTGCACTGAGAG GATCCAGGAGAACAGCTGGATCATCTTCCTCCTCATAATGGCCGCCACCTTCTGGGTTTACCGGCTCATCAAAGTCTTCTGCAACGTCCTCAGCTACTGGGAGATCCGCCAGTTTTACATCAAAGCCCTGAAGATACGGATG gacgaGCTGTGCAACTTCACATGGCAGGAGGTGCAGGGCCGCCTGATCAGCCTGCAGCGCGAGCAGCAGATGTGCATCCACAAGAAGGAGCTGACGGAGCTGGACATCTACCACCGCATCCTGCGCTTCAAGAACTACATGGTGGCCATGGTCAACAAGTCCCTGCTGCCCGTGCAGctgcagctccccctgctgggcgACGTGGTGTTCCTCACGCAGGGCCTCAAGTACAACTTTGAGCTCATCCTGTTCTGGGGGCCCGGCTCGCTCTTCCAGAACAAGTGGAACCTGCACCCCAAGTACAAGCGGGCGGGGAACCGGCTGGAGCTGGCCCAGCAGCTGAGCCGGGTCATCCTGCTGATGGGCGTGGCCAACCTGCTGCTCTGCCCCTTCATCCTGGTGTGGCAGGTGCTGTACGCCTTCTTCAGCTACACGGAGGTGATCCGGCGGGAGCCGGGCAGCCTGGGCGCGCGGCGCTGGTCGCTGTACGGCCGCCTGTACCTGCGCCACTTCAACGAGCTGGACCACGAGCTGCACGGGCGCCTGGGCCGCGGCTACAAGCCCGTCTCCAAGTACATGAACTCCTTCACCTCGCCGCTGCTGGCCGTGCTGGCCAAGAACGTGGCCTTCTTCTCCGGCTCGGTGCTGGCCGTCCTCATCGCCCTCACCGTGTACGACGAGGACGTGCTGACCGTGCAGCACATCCTGACCGCCATCACCGTGCTGGGCGTGGTCATCACCATCACCAG GTCCTTCATCCCGGACGAGCACATGGTGTGGTGTCCTGAGCAGctcctgcagtgtgtgctggCGCACATCCACTACATGCCCGACCACTGGAAGGGCAACGCCAACAAGAGCGAGACCCGGGACGAGATGGCGCAGCTCTTCCAGTACAAAGCG GTCTTCATTCTGGAAGAGCTATTGAGTCCTATTGTCACGCCCttcatcctcatcttcctcctgcGGAACAAGTCCCTGGAGATCATCGACTTCTTCAGGAACTTCACCGTGGAGGTGCTGGGCGTGGGCGACATATGCTCATTCGCCCAGATGGACATccgtcgccacggcaacccCCAG TGGATGTCGGAGGGCCAGACGGAGGCGTCCGTCTACCAGCAGGCGGAGAACGGCAAGACGGAGCTGTCGCTCATGCACTTCACCATCAAGAACCCGCGCTGGCAGCCGCCGCAGGAGAGCTCCGTCTTCATCAGCCACCTGAAGGAGAAGGTGCAGCAGGACGCCGTGGGCGGCCCCTCCGCCCAGCTGCTGCTGTCCGAGGCCCCGCTGTGCACCTCCCTGCTGTCCAGCGAGTCCGCCACGGCCGGC cCGGACAACCTCCTGGCGAGCGTGCTGGCTCACCCGGTGCTGACATCATCGGGCCTGCCGGGACGCGACCGTCGCTTCGTCCCGCCCAGCACGGCGGCGTCGGCGGCCGCCAGCGTCCTGGCCTCGCTGTCGGCCTCCCAGCTGCCCCCGCGACCCCGCCCCCACGGCCCGCTCCCGGCCAACCACTCCGAGAGCCCCATGTACTGCAGCGACCGCACCGCCGTGGACAG CATGTACGTGAGTGACTTGCGGATCCGCAGTCAAACGAGCTCCACCCTGCACTCGGAGTTTGCCTCTGCTGAGATGAGCCTCCACGCCATTTACATGCACGAG GTCCACCAGCAGAGCTCCCAGCCCCAGCGTTCATCAGGGCAGTGGCAGGCCCCGGTGCCAATGAGAGACCTGAGCAGCCATGCAG gtgCTCAGCTGCATCCCGTGCATACGGGAAGCATCtctgtccccacccccctgagAGGCTGGacggaagaagaagaggaggaagaggaggaagaggagatcaACAGTGGGTCGCCACCACGTCAGAACGTGGGGAGCAGCGGTTGA
- the atg9b gene encoding autophagy-related protein 9B isoform X1, protein MANFEAYQEYQRIEDFEEDSPPGEEDLLVHVPEGLRDSWHHIKNLDNFFTRIYHFHQKNGFACMMLSEFFELVQFLFVVTFTTFLFNCVEYDILFANRAVNHTTHSQNPLDRNKVTLPDAILPGQQCTERIQENSWIIFLLIMAATFWVYRLIKVFCNVLSYWEIRQFYIKALKIRMDELCNFTWQEVQGRLISLQREQQMCIHKKELTELDIYHRILRFKNYMVAMVNKSLLPVQLQLPLLGDVVFLTQGLKYNFELILFWGPGSLFQNKWNLHPKYKRAGNRLELAQQLSRVILLMGVANLLLCPFILVWQVLYAFFSYTEVIRREPGSLGARRWSLYGRLYLRHFNELDHELHGRLGRGYKPVSKYMNSFTSPLLAVLAKNVAFFSGSVLAVLIALTVYDEDVLTVQHILTAITVLGVVITITRSFIPDEHMVWCPEQLLQCVLAHIHYMPDHWKGNANKSETRDEMAQLFQYKAVFILEELLSPIVTPFILIFLLRNKSLEIIDFFRNFTVEVLGVGDICSFAQMDIRRHGNPQWMSEGQTEASVYQQAENGKTELSLMHFTIKNPRWQPPQESSVFISHLKEKVQQDAVGGPSAQLLLSEAPLCTSLLSSESATAGPDNLLASVLAHPVLTSSGLPGRDRRFVPPSTAASAAASVLASLSASQLPPRPRPHGPLPANHSESPMYCSDRTAVDSMYVSDLRIRSQTSSTLHSEFASAEMSLHAIYMHEVHQQSSQPQRSSGQWQAPVPMRDLSSHAGQRLAGAQLHPVHTGSISVPTPLRGWTEEEEEEEEEEEINSGSPPRQNVGSSG, encoded by the exons ATGGCGAACTTTGAAGCTTACCAGGAGTACCAGCGGATCGAGGACTTTGAGGAGGACTCGCCGCCCGGCGAGGAGGACCTGCTGGTGCACGTGCCGGAGGGCCTTAGAG ATTCATGGCATCACATAAAGAATTTGGACAACTTCTTCACGAGA ATCTACCATTTCCACCAGAAAAATGGCTTTGCTTGCATGATGCTGTCTGAGTTCTTCGAACTGGT GCAGTTCCTGTTCGTGGTCACTTTCACCACTTTTCTCTTCAACTGCGTGGAGTACGACATCCTCTTCGCCAACCGGGCAGTGAACCACACGACACACAGCCAGAACCCGCTGGACAGGAACAAAGTCACCCTGCCCGACGCCATCCTGCCCGGGCAACAGTGCACTGAGAG GATCCAGGAGAACAGCTGGATCATCTTCCTCCTCATAATGGCCGCCACCTTCTGGGTTTACCGGCTCATCAAAGTCTTCTGCAACGTCCTCAGCTACTGGGAGATCCGCCAGTTTTACATCAAAGCCCTGAAGATACGGATG gacgaGCTGTGCAACTTCACATGGCAGGAGGTGCAGGGCCGCCTGATCAGCCTGCAGCGCGAGCAGCAGATGTGCATCCACAAGAAGGAGCTGACGGAGCTGGACATCTACCACCGCATCCTGCGCTTCAAGAACTACATGGTGGCCATGGTCAACAAGTCCCTGCTGCCCGTGCAGctgcagctccccctgctgggcgACGTGGTGTTCCTCACGCAGGGCCTCAAGTACAACTTTGAGCTCATCCTGTTCTGGGGGCCCGGCTCGCTCTTCCAGAACAAGTGGAACCTGCACCCCAAGTACAAGCGGGCGGGGAACCGGCTGGAGCTGGCCCAGCAGCTGAGCCGGGTCATCCTGCTGATGGGCGTGGCCAACCTGCTGCTCTGCCCCTTCATCCTGGTGTGGCAGGTGCTGTACGCCTTCTTCAGCTACACGGAGGTGATCCGGCGGGAGCCGGGCAGCCTGGGCGCGCGGCGCTGGTCGCTGTACGGCCGCCTGTACCTGCGCCACTTCAACGAGCTGGACCACGAGCTGCACGGGCGCCTGGGCCGCGGCTACAAGCCCGTCTCCAAGTACATGAACTCCTTCACCTCGCCGCTGCTGGCCGTGCTGGCCAAGAACGTGGCCTTCTTCTCCGGCTCGGTGCTGGCCGTCCTCATCGCCCTCACCGTGTACGACGAGGACGTGCTGACCGTGCAGCACATCCTGACCGCCATCACCGTGCTGGGCGTGGTCATCACCATCACCAG GTCCTTCATCCCGGACGAGCACATGGTGTGGTGTCCTGAGCAGctcctgcagtgtgtgctggCGCACATCCACTACATGCCCGACCACTGGAAGGGCAACGCCAACAAGAGCGAGACCCGGGACGAGATGGCGCAGCTCTTCCAGTACAAAGCG GTCTTCATTCTGGAAGAGCTATTGAGTCCTATTGTCACGCCCttcatcctcatcttcctcctgcGGAACAAGTCCCTGGAGATCATCGACTTCTTCAGGAACTTCACCGTGGAGGTGCTGGGCGTGGGCGACATATGCTCATTCGCCCAGATGGACATccgtcgccacggcaacccCCAG TGGATGTCGGAGGGCCAGACGGAGGCGTCCGTCTACCAGCAGGCGGAGAACGGCAAGACGGAGCTGTCGCTCATGCACTTCACCATCAAGAACCCGCGCTGGCAGCCGCCGCAGGAGAGCTCCGTCTTCATCAGCCACCTGAAGGAGAAGGTGCAGCAGGACGCCGTGGGCGGCCCCTCCGCCCAGCTGCTGCTGTCCGAGGCCCCGCTGTGCACCTCCCTGCTGTCCAGCGAGTCCGCCACGGCCGGC cCGGACAACCTCCTGGCGAGCGTGCTGGCTCACCCGGTGCTGACATCATCGGGCCTGCCGGGACGCGACCGTCGCTTCGTCCCGCCCAGCACGGCGGCGTCGGCGGCCGCCAGCGTCCTGGCCTCGCTGTCGGCCTCCCAGCTGCCCCCGCGACCCCGCCCCCACGGCCCGCTCCCGGCCAACCACTCCGAGAGCCCCATGTACTGCAGCGACCGCACCGCCGTGGACAG CATGTACGTGAGTGACTTGCGGATCCGCAGTCAAACGAGCTCCACCCTGCACTCGGAGTTTGCCTCTGCTGAGATGAGCCTCCACGCCATTTACATGCACGAG GTCCACCAGCAGAGCTCCCAGCCCCAGCGTTCATCAGGGCAGTGGCAGGCCCCGGTGCCAATGAGAGACCTGAGCAGCCATGCAGGTCAGCGACTAGCAG gtgCTCAGCTGCATCCCGTGCATACGGGAAGCATCtctgtccccacccccctgagAGGCTGGacggaagaagaagaggaggaagaggaggaagaggagatcaACAGTGGGTCGCCACCACGTCAGAACGTGGGGAGCAGCGGTTGA